Proteins encoded within one genomic window of Halorussus salilacus:
- a CDS encoding antibiotic biosynthesis monooxygenase family protein has translation MYLVTFRLDPGEYDEEFHDLNDAIEATAESTDGYLGKHTWNDPDSDEVLVIYRWETLDALDSFAEDSKHRAAKNRWTEWYDAYEVTVTEVVETYGSGFEDAGDASE, from the coding sequence ATGTATCTCGTCACGTTTCGGCTCGACCCGGGGGAGTACGACGAGGAGTTCCACGACCTGAACGACGCCATCGAGGCCACCGCCGAATCGACCGACGGGTATCTCGGAAAGCACACGTGGAACGACCCGGACAGCGACGAGGTCCTCGTCATCTACCGGTGGGAGACGCTCGACGCGCTCGATTCGTTCGCCGAGGACTCGAAGCATCGCGCGGCGAAGAACCGCTGGACGGAGTGGTACGACGCGTACGAGGTCACCGTCACGGAGGTCGTCGAGACGTACGGAAGCGGCTTCGAGGACGCCGGAGACGCCTCCGAGTAG
- a CDS encoding HalOD1 output domain-containing protein, producing the protein MIEKRSTVSSNETRQYEVESGARVSETVVEAVSAASNLDPAAMDPLAESVDPDALDALFADRYDGTPRLGGVVRFSFSGYDVTVTDGRLVSVSSATQ; encoded by the coding sequence ATGATAGAGAAGAGATCTACAGTTTCGAGCAACGAGACACGACAATACGAGGTCGAGAGCGGAGCGCGGGTGAGCGAGACGGTGGTCGAAGCCGTCTCGGCCGCCTCGAACCTCGACCCCGCCGCGATGGACCCGCTCGCCGAGTCCGTGGACCCCGACGCGCTCGATGCACTGTTCGCCGACCGATACGACGGGACGCCCCGTCTCGGAGGTGTCGTGCGGTTCTCCTTCTCCGGATACGACGTGACCGTGACCGACGGCCGACTCGTCTCGGTATCTAGCGCGACCCAGTAG